From Pyrenophora tritici-repentis strain M4 chromosome 1, whole genome shotgun sequence, the proteins below share one genomic window:
- a CDS encoding HHE domain containing protein: MPRPHAALFTTITSAITHDHRVLETSYREIVDHPTDIDHQTRYGNLFTWELARHSVAEELLVYPAMENYLGAAGKQHADADRAQHHEVKELLKDFQNTDASSSTYIPKLENLWSVLKKHIEEEEREDLPLLEEALRKNEGESEGLAKRFERTKMFVPSRAHPSAGENPYFEGPMGLLAAPIDHIADIFRKFPDDTISPNPSKK; encoded by the exons ATGCCTCGCCCCCACGCCGCCCTCTTCACCACCATCACCTCAGCCAtaacccacgaccaccgcGTCCTTGAAACCTCCTACCGCGAAATAGTCGATCACCCCACCGACATCGACCACCAAACCCGGTACGGCAACCTATTCACCTGGGAGCTCGCCCGCCACTCCGTCGCCGAGGAACTCCTCGTCTACCCAGCCATGGAAAATTACCTGGGCGCCGCGGGAAAACAGCATGCTGATGCCGACCGCGCGCAGCACCACGAGGTCAAGGAGCTGCTGAAAGACTTCCAAAATACAGATGCGAGTAGTTCGACGTATATTCCCAAGCTGGAGAACTTGTGGAGCGTGCTGAAGAAGCATAttgaggaggaggagagggaggatTTGCCGTTGTTGGAGGAGGCGCTGAGGAAGAATGAGGGGGAGAGTGAGGGGTTGGCGAAGAGGTTTGAGAGGACCAAGATGTTTGTGCCGAGTAGGGCGCATCCTAGTGCTGGTGAG AACCCGTACTTCGAAGGTCCCATGGGTTTGCTGGCTGCGCCTATTGACCATATTGCCGACATCTTCCGCAAGTTCCCAGATGACACAATCAGCCCTAATCCTTCCAAAAAGTAG
- a CDS encoding KatE, Catalase, translated as MSTGANTNQNDPMQHPLEAISQGIQSVSGEKRAPRQSHMGSANEGPADVIAKVSGAVQGGIREDDGPYFTNNEGHPWPDTAHSKTVGGLPLASDVWLFQKQQTFNRSKNLERMVHPCGSGAFGYFECMQKVDQLTKANFLSSVGEKTPVFVRFSTVTVGREYPDEARNPRGFAIKFYTAEGNYDIVGLNFPVFFCRDPIQGPDVIRSQARNPKNFLPDYDAIFDLLANTPESNHAGLMFFSDHGTPVGWRFNHGYGCHTFKWVNAQGKFVYIKYHFIAKHGQKQFTQEQATRMCGEDPDFSKRDLWETIESGTEPLEWTAMVQVMEPQDADPEKLGFDPFDVTKIWPRAQFPMREFGRLVLNKNPENYHRDVEQAAFSPGSMVPGIEDSPDPLLQFRMFFYRDAQYHRIGVNLHQIPVNCPFLSKSFSPLQFDGPMRVDANHAGNKQYTPNSFAHKFRPDVAEAPYQVSDNIVSRKSHYWHEAKRNEYDQPRELWSRVMTEEQRQNTIKNTFNMLKFVGYADIQKKYLAQVYNIGTDYARGIYDLLVSQEDEAKRPGFGFDEVEKLAETAHVWFKEEKFRPSGGERLTGYAPTVPVYN; from the exons ATGTCGACGGGCGCAAACACCAACCAGAATGACCCCATGCAGCACCCCCTCGAGGCCATCTCGCAGGGCATCCAGAGCGTGAGTGGTGAGAAGAGGGCGCCTAGGCAAAGCCATATGGGGTCTGCTAATGAGGGGCCGGCGGATGTTATTGCAAAGGTTTCTGGGGCTGTTCAGGGGGGCATCAGGGAGGATGATGGGCCGTATTTTACTAACAATGAGGGGCATCCGTGGCCAGATAC TGCTCATAGTAAGACGGTTGGTGGACTGCCTCTTGCGAGTGATGTCTGGTTGTTTCAGAAACAGCAGACGTTTAATCGGTCCAAGAATTTGGAGAGGATGGTACATCCGTGTGGGTCTGGGGCGTTTGGGTACTTTGAGTGTATGCAGAAGGTTGATCAGCTTACG AAAGCAAACTTCCTCTCCAGTGTCGGTGAAAAGACACCCGTCTTCGTCCGCTTCTCCACTGTAACAGTCGGCCGCGAATACCCAGACGAAGCCCGCAACCCTCGCGGCTTCGCCATCAAATTCTACACAGCCGAAGGAAACTACGACATCGTCGGTCTCAACTTCCCCGTCTTCTTCTGTCGCGACCCCATCCAAGGCCCCGACGTTATCCGCTCCCAAGCCCGCAACCCCAAGAACTTCCTCCCGGATTATGACGCCATCTTCGACCTGCTCGCCAATACCCCCGAGAGCAACCATGCAGGTCTCATGTTCTTCAGCGACCACGGCACACCGGTTGGCTGGCGTTTCAACCACGGTTATGGGTGCCACACGTTCAAGTGGGTGAATGCACAAGGCAAATTCGTCTACATCAAATACCACTTCATCGCCAAGCACGGCCAAAAGCAATTCACCCAAGAACAAGCCACACGCATGTGCGGCGAGGACCCAGATTTTTCTAAGCGTGACCTCTGGGAAACCATCGAGTCGGGCACCGAACCCCTCGAATGGACCGCCATGGTGCAAGTCATGGAGCCCCAGGATGCCGACCCGGAGAAACTCGGTTTCGACCCCTTTGACGTGACCAAAATCTGGCCCCGCGCTCAGTTCCCCATGCGAGAATTCGGCCGCTTGGTGCTGAACAAGAACCCGGAAAACTACCACCGCGATGTCGAACAAGCTGCCTTTTCCCCCGGTAGCATGGTCCCCGGTATCGAAGACTCCCCTGACCCACTCCTGCAGTTCAGAATGTTCTTCTACCGTGACGCACAATACCACCGCATCGGCGTAAATCTCCACCAAATACCCGTAAACTGCCCCTTTCTTTCGAAATCCTTCTCCCCGCTGCAGTTCGACGGGCCCATGCGCGTGGATGCGAACCATGCGGGGAACAAACAGTACACGCCCAACAGCTTCGCTCACAAATTCCGCCCTGATGTCGCCGAAGCGCCCTACCAAGTCTCCGACAATATCGTCAGTCGCAAAAGCCACTATTGGCACGAGGCTAAGCGCAACGAGTACGACCAACCGCGCGAACTGTGGAGCAGAGTTATGACGGAAGAACAGAGGCAAAACACCATCAAGAATACGTTTAATATGCTCAAGTTTGTGGGGTATGCGGATATCCAGAAGAAGTATCTTGCCCAGGTTTATAATATTGGGACAGATTATGCAAGGGGGATTTATGATTTGTTGGTGAGCCAGGAGGATGAGGCGAAGAGGCCGGGATTTGGCTTCGACGAGGTGGAGAAGTTGGCCGAAACGGCGCATGTGTGGTTCAAGGAGGAAAAGTTTAGACCAAGTGGTGGGGAGAGGTTGACGGGGTATGCGCCGACTGTGCCGGTTTATAATTAG
- a CDS encoding caleosin domain containing protein: MNGVNEHEECGEQDGIPVHSITNVPVTEERKPYINDKESKLQHAAVARANLAPSEQTPQGSTKDDWAKKHAHQTVLQQHCDFFDRDHDGVLWPQDTFIGFYRLGLGIFFSAFAVLVIHINFSYPTCPGWLPDPYFRLFLHNVHRARHGSDTGTYDTEGRFIPAKFEEIFTKYADGRDYLTFQDLRNVLSGQRNINDPIGWCGFIFEWSATYLMLWPEDGRLMKEDIRAVYDGSIFQKIADKREQQKRVKKG, from the exons ATGAATGGAGTAAACGAGCATGAGGAATGTGGGGAACAAGATGGGATACCCGTACACTCGATCACTAATGTACCCGTTACCGAGGAGAGAAAACCATATATCAACGACAAGGAATCTAAACTCCAGCACGCAG CCGTCGCACGCGCCAATCTCGCCCCTTCCGAACAAACACCCCAAGGAAGCACAAAAGACGACTGGGCAAAGAAACACGCCCACCAAACGGTCCTTCAACAACACTGCGACTTCTTCGACCGCGATCACGACGGTGTGCTTTGGCCGCAGGACACCTTCATCGGCTTCTACCGTCTAGGCCTTGGCATCTTCTTCTCCGCTTTTGCCGTCCTGGTAATCCACATCAACTTTTCGTATCCCACTTGCCCGGGCTGGCTGCCAGATCCTTATTTCCGCCTCTTTTTACACAATGTGCATCGGGCGCGTCATGGCAGTGACACGGGAACGTATGATACTGAGGGCAGGTTTATACCAGCAAAGTTTGAGGAGATATTTACAAAGTACGCGGACGGAAGGGATTACCTGACATTTCAGGACTTGAGAAATGTGCTGTCCGGACAGAGGAACATCAATGATCCAATCGGGTGGTGTGGGTTTATCTTCGAAT GGTCCGCGACTTATCTGATGCTTTGGCCCGAAGACGGTCGCCTGATGAAG GAGGACATACGCGCCGTCTACGACGGCAGTATATTCCAGAAAATTGCCGACAAACGCGAGCAGCAAAAGAGGGTAAAGAAGGGATGA
- a CDS encoding putative C6 transcription factor, producing the protein MRLEDIVGAGACEACRGRITKCSVERPQCSQCHRRQTPCNYLILPPARPDMSKRSQQPSSPERVADYGLEQVFALLRSQPFHVAQQILIHIRRGTDIHSILRYVEYGSLRLQLMLVPDTTFQFTSPYLADMMPLFQGTDNPYLSSRLYQALSAEASQQGTEAVEHAIYRVPYPGARIYDPRISPELLKPSKWTSVSSDHVFLTRLLEAYLLYEYPLWPCFHKDHFLGDMTSGRTDYCSPLLVNAILTAACHGMGTLQDRAEFWNPKTHSYLCMAETRRLWKQEQEQGVLSLPSVQAATILGRVYFANGMDSMGWSTWTDAVAIANKLDLYDIKPHFSEKERVSRTITAWGIFSQQSFSCFYLMKPPLSRFPPQDGLPNYEHAQDFFGEIWVKYPLVEHLIPIHLGQTFLALIRLRCIMNDVASKALPEEDGQDEIDLQQASRYNSMLMQWFRELPEPLQPRNIAMPSHLLLHMQFHNLITMTFQPFLKHEKSFNVFKKIDAFQNQAGFSPTKLFNTSKASLQTLLHMFYHRHGFDAYYIFLLQVLVQLGFDAVERLRTPEAQQEHFPAVMKATRATLILCAKGLRDQGRNFYLSELIFRILRDEMNPVDVKLLRDWARVKNEEEREELMMEHIQSDYPVNVEAITCDPTERRLNRLLKSMGELKLPGDGGPSSSTQHVQQASRTWRTIVF; encoded by the exons ATGAGGTTGGAAGACATTGTAGGCGCAGGAGCATGTGAGGCCTGTCGCGGTCGCATCACAAAG TGCTCTGTTGAACGTCCGCAATGCTCACAATGTCACAGGCGTCAGACGCCATGCAACTACCTGATCCTGCCTCCGGCCCGGCCCGACATGTCCAAACGCAGCCAGCAGCCTAGCTCACCAGAGCGCGTGGCAGATTATGGGCTCGAGCAAGTCTTTGCTCTCCTCCGCTCCCAGCCATTTCATGTTGCCCAACAAATTCTCATCCACATCCGTCGTGGTACTGACATTCACTCGATTCTGCGCTACGTCGAGTATGGCAGTCTTCGTCTACAGCTGATGCTTGTCCCGGATACAACATTCCAATTCACGTCGCCCTATCTCGCCGACATGATGCCACTCTTTCAAGGCACCGATAACCCATATCTCAGCTCGAGACTGTATCAGGCTTTGTCAGCCGAGGCATCCCAACAAGGTACCGAGGCTGTAGAGCATGCCATCTACCGCGTGCCTTATCCCGGTGCTCGCATCTATGATCCACGAATATCGCCCGAACTACTCAAGCCATCCAAGTGGACTTCAGTGAGCTCGGATCATGTCTTTCTTACTCGGCTCCTTGAGGCATACTTGTTATATGAGTATCCGCTCTGGCCATGCTTCCACAAGGATCATTTCCTCGGTGATATGACTTCTGGAAGAACTGATTATTGCTCGCCACTCCTTGTGAATGCCATTCTAACAGCTGCATGCCATGGGATGGGTACCTTGCAAGACCGCGCCGAGTTCTGGAACCCCAAGACGCACAGCTATCTCTGTATGGCCGAGACGCGGCGACTCTGGAAGCAGGAGCAAGAGCAAGGTGTCTTAAGCCTCCCTTCCGTTCAGGCCGCCACTATCCTAGGCAGAGTATACTTCGCCAACGGAATGGATAGTATGGGCTGGAGCACGTGGACTGATGCGGTGGCTATTGCGAACAAACTAGATCTGTACGATATAAAACCACACTTTAGCGAGAAGGAACGTGTGTCGAGAACCATCACAGCTTGGGGAATATTCTCGCAGCAGTC ATTCTCTTGCTTCTACCTCATGAAGCCTCCGCTTTCTCGATTTCCACCCCAGGATGGGCTGCCGAACTACGAACATGCGCAAGACTTTTTTGGAGAGATATGGGTCAAATACCCCCTCGTAGAACACTTG ATTCCCATTCATCTTGGGCAGACCTTCTTAGCCTTGATCAGGCTCAGGTGCATCATGAATGACGTAGCGAGCAAAGCACTTCCAGAAGAGGACGGACAAGACGAAATTGACTTACAGCAAGCATCCCGCTACAACAGTATGCTCATGCAATGGTTCCGTGAACTTCCCGAACCTTTACAGCCACGGAATATTGCAATGCCTTCCCATCTTCTTCTACA TATGCAATTCCATAACTTGATCACTATGACCTTCCAGCCTTTCTTGAAGCACGAGAAATCTTTTAACGTATTCAAAAAAATCGATGCTTTCCAAAATCAGGCCGGGTTCAGTCCGACGAAGCTGTTTAATACATCAAAGGCAAGTCTGCAAACACTACTTCACATGTTCTACCATCGACATGGCTTCGACGCCTACTATATATTCTTGCTTCAAGTCCTCGTCCAGCTCGGTTTCGACGCAGTGGAGCGTTTGCGCACCCCGGAAGCACAGCAAGAGCACTTCCCAGCCGTCATGAAGGCCACAAGAGCCACGCTCATCTTGTGCGCCAAGGGCTTGCGCGATCAGGGCCGTAACTTCTACCTGTCCGAGCTCATATTCCGCATACTCCGCGACGAAATGAATCCAGTCGATGTCAAGCTACTCAGGGATTGGGCACGCGTCAAGAatgaagaagagagagaagagctgaTGATGGAGCACATCCAAAGCGACTACCCCGTGAACGTAGAGGCCATTACTTGTGACCCTACAGAGCGACGTCTGAACCGTCTTTTAAAGTCCATGGGCGAATTAAAGCTACCAGGTGATGGTGGTCCTTCATCAAGTACTCAGCATGTACAACAAGCATCTAGGACATGGCGGACTATCGTGTTCTAG